In the Solanum pennellii chromosome 5, SPENNV200 genome, one interval contains:
- the LOC107020179 gene encoding uncharacterized protein LOC107020179 — MRHSGIWVNELQYESYKIDGIVVGDSISFSNLKAAIAAELDIDVSRKEIEIRYIVEGNSCPMKLKNDMSVKLYFELKKNEPGFSVYPLCIDTIEKNSGTVHNFDGRSGEITCVEGTTNDTQALAIVENSLFESHENAEVGVANVIINSDIVDVKTGQIYKDKATLVDVMTKYKIKNNFNCKVKRSDQQSYVLVCFSDKCGWTMKASCRKKSDIFIVRNFNSEHTCPMRERVLTKVQATVGFVSGVTAPKLVNYKRIYTPRDIIDDIREYYGVEISYQQAWRAKERALSMIRGKPSAGYRRMPRYIHMLKTVYPDSYIRMHKTEEDEFMYLFIALRPFIRGFKYCRPVVVVDGAHLSGAYKGTFVSASTLDGAGCIFPLAYGVVDTENDCSWTWFFEQFKHAFGDRKDMCVVSDRNESIMKSVRIVFPDVPHYACIWHLWKNVCGNFKRSRKAISDLFYSMAKAYRKEDFDKLMAKVDRIDHRVKEYLEYAGYEKWSRVHATVNRGRMMTSNIAECINGCLVEARQLTILEFLEEVRILFGSWHCKNREVASYTKDTLGRKFEELLIINAAKSSKMEVVPSSEFIFSVYENGRRYIVCLERKVCCCGRFQLDEIPCSHAIAVLKKKNVTDMNPYCSDYYKPDALAKTYEIPMVPMPDKKDWSDPKHVVAETVYPPRYRRSSGRPRKRRRKNADEKISVNTNCCGQCGQEGHNRRTCTFYPKEK, encoded by the exons atgagacattccggaatttgggtgaacgaattgcagtatgaaagttacaaaattgatggaatcgttgttggagattcaatttcgtTTTCTAATCTCAAAGCAGCAATTGCGGCCGAGTTAGATATTGATGTATCaaggaaagaaattgaaattcgaTACATTGTAGAAGGTAACTCCTGTCCGATGAAACTTAAGAACGATATGAgtgttaaactatattttgaacTGAAAAAAAACGAGCCTGGATTTTCAGTATATCCATTATGTATTGACACAATTGAGAAGAATAGTGGTACTGTACATAACTTTGATGGAAGAAGTGGAGAAATAACGTGTGTAGAAGGCACAACAAATGATACACAGGCTTTGGCAATAGTTGAAAATAGCTTATTTGAGTCACATGAAAATGCAGAAGTTGGAGTTGCAAATGTTATAATCAATTCAGATATTGTTGATGTGAAGACAGGTCAGATATATAAGGATAAAGCAACACTTGTAGATGTGATGACgaaatataagataaagaaCAACTTCAATTGCAAAGTGAAGAGGTCTGATCAACAAAG CTATGTGTTGGTATGCTTTTCAGACAAATGTGGTTGGACTATGAAGGCGTCGTGCAGGAAAAAATCTGATATATTCATTGTTAGAAATTTCAATAGTGAACATACGTGTCCTATGAGGGAGAGGGTATTAACCAAAGTCCAAGCAACAGTCGGATTTGTAAGTGGAGTGACAGCTCCAAAATTGGTCAATTATAAACGAATTTATACACCAAGGGatataattgatgatattaGAGAATATTATGGTGTTGAAATATCTTACCAGCAAGCATGGCGTGCTAAAGAACGTGCACTCTCCATGATTAGGGGAAAACCATCTGCAGGATATAGACGGATGCCGCGATACATACACATGTTAAAAACTGTGTATCCAGATTCTTATATAAGAATGCATAAGACTGAAGAGGATGAATTTATGTATCTGTTCATCGCCTTAAGACCATTCATTAGGGGATTTAAATACTGCAGACCAGTAGTTGTTGTGGATGGTGCACATCTGAGTGGAGCTTACAAAGGGACAtttgtatcagcaagcacacttgatggcgcag GTTGCATATTTCCATTGGCATATGGTGTTGTTGACACCGAAAATGATTGTTCGTGGACATGGTTTTTCGAACAGTTCAAACATGCATTTGGCGATAGAAAAGATATGTGTGTTGTTTCAGATAGAAATGAGAGTATCATGAAGAGTGTAAGGATTGTGTTCCCCGATGTACCTCATTATGCATGCATCTGGCATCTTTGGAAGAATGTATGTGGAAACTTCAAAAGGAGCAGAAAGGCCATAAGTGATCTATTCTACTCTATGGCCAAGGCATATAGAAAGGAAGATTTTGATAAGTTGATGGCTAAGGTTGATAGAATTGATCACAGGGTTAAGGAGTACCTTGAATATGCAGGTTACGAAAAGTGGTCAAGAGTTCATGCAACAGTAAACAGAGGTAGAATGATGACTTCAAACATTGCAGAATGTATCAATGGTTGTCTTGTTGAAGCACGCCAATTAACTATATTAGAATTCTTGGAAGAGGTTAGAATTCTTTTTGGATCTTGGCATTGCAAAAACAGAGAAGTAGCCTCATACACAAAGGACACATTAGGTAGAAAATTTGAGGAATTGTTGATTATAAACGCGGCTAAAAGTTCAAAAATGGAG GTTGTTCCATCATCTGAGTTTATTTTCTCAGTTTATGAAAATGGAAGAAGATATATTGTTTGTCTTGAGCGGAAAGTATGTTGTTGTGGTAGATTTCAACTAGATGAGATACCTTGTTCACATGCAATCGCtgtattgaaaaaaaagaatgtcaccGATATGAATCCGTATTGCTCTGATTATTACAAGCCTGATGCGTTGgcaaaaacatatgaaattcCAATGGTGCCAATGCCAGATAAGAAAGATTGGTCAGATCCTAAACACGTGGTAGCTGAAACTGTGTATCCACCTAGATACAGAAGATCATCTGGACgaccaagaaaaagaagaagaaagaatgcAGATGAAAAGATTTCGGTGAACACAAACTGTTGTGGACAATGTGGACAAGAAGGGCACAACagaagaacttgtactttctACCCAAAAGAGAAGTGA
- the LOC107019228 gene encoding uncharacterized protein LOC107019228 yields the protein MDPSINRRIYDSDDDNWKENRKKSLHDPMNLQKDSNKDHGETSKVVKIQQKRKKEAANTVVRPTLSRPLKYKIKKIPTHPIRFAVNFNNNFLKDFEKYIGENVIQMFKYTIFGPFLDISKCNFQGQITKCLLLLELEQSNPNVLHIRHSNGCVLKFGIDEFALLTGLKVRGNTNDFKYPEQTNCMLFQKYFPGAVNSVTKHQLVQRFKMGNWESNQDALQMSILFFIRTFVLATIDNTAISIVDFLMVEDGRYQHFPWGQLSFSKLIGSLRQDFDVSKKLYRLYGMPYALNVWIYECASNLNSEIAVRERNVIPRICNWRVVSEKAKFEMLMSTIFQKNACSNIVPTAEEIEAFDIAQVEHAHSTSIPLVQPNEEDDLDDFSTKPPEQLLRTYSRVSDTSPPPPPKRRKKSIIQKKKVSEQNQPDQSNVSPTPDDDVHVSMSSLPQHSNADDVHGSVPQVSPKSAADVHGSVPDVSQNPAADVHGYADSQNVNNIIPHIEELKGHLKTYVDKKFEELIILIKANHSQLMQSISKENINFQADTSTFQSDKQTSQQIPVDLDDMGGVAEDGGGFSGKNGEHHIVDDAGDVDVDGVGVSVNEGEQIVSDNPKDGDAHQSHQDLNEHIMDQAVDDNVQHNIPHVLPEKTTTDSSDSSTSTTISPSTQAAIDALIKDLGKDATNARPLYSYDPQNITSSQYLLTDSQLPTDIPITEIAVKTDAVTPAHRNRMPSRRIQSPYCTSFGSSEKGKEKLKDMTRLHFPFEGCGIADKVSPKLIEDYMNWLLRGLLKNHNNKNPSDDKYRSRSSSFGFTMMDFVVAFPMNKNWFYAMSQPNKCWSDEHIDVIFYYLRKKSKLCSMDQYRYTTTHCLFMSHVKNCYDRYYMDDDDDSLTTQEHIDRASVVSVHERSIINIIKGFGIPAALPWHLVDEVYIPINCDQEFHWVLAVVELKNRLIRVFDSSISTRKQTIPHEIKMLSKMLPSYLLDSGFFEENERTKFADCHAYKDNNSGSLLEPQVPFMIEFAQDIPTQDCDSLDCGLYVTAFAEYISDQINISYADFNPDYLRQRYGALLWSYGSEKAKCGYVSDNDDPPKSRGVVTPPPEEDLVHIV from the exons atggatccgtcaattaatagaaggatataTGATTCCGATGATgataattggaaagaaaataggaaaaagtctttgcatgatcctatgaatcttcaaaaggattcaaacaaagacCATGGCGAAACATCAAAGGTTgtaaaaatacaacaaaaaaggaaaaaagaagcagcaaaCACTGTTGTTAGGCCTACATTGTCTCGG CCACTGAagtacaagattaaaaagataCCAACACATCCCATAAGGTTTGCTGTCAATTTTAACAACAATTTCCTAAAGGACTTTGAAAAATACATAGGGGAGAATGTTATCCAAATGTTTAAGTATACAATTTTTGGACCCTTTTTAGACATTTCTAAATGTAATTTTCAGGGCCAAATAACTAAGTGCTTATTGCTTTTAGAATTGGAACAAAGCAACCCTAATGTGTTGCATATTAGACATTCCAACGGGTGTGTCCTGAAATTTGGTATAGATGAATTTGCATTATTAACAGGACTTAAGGTCAGAGGAAATACCAATGATTTCAAATACCCAGAACAAACTAATTGTATGCTTTTTCAAAAGTATTTCCCTGGTGCAGTCAATAGTGTTACAAAGCATCAACTAGTTCAAAGGTTTAAGATGGGTAATTGGGAGAGCAATCAGGATGCACTCCAAATGTCTATACTGTTCTTTATTCGTACATTTGTATTAGCTACTATTGATAACACAGCGATATCTATTGTCGACTTTCTAATGGTTGAAGATGGTAGATATCAACATTTTCCTTGGGGTCAGCTATCATTTTCCAAACTAATTGGTTCACTTAGACAGGATTTTGACGTTAGTAAAAAGTTGTACCGATTATATGGGATGCCATATGCACTAAATGTTTGGATATACGAATGTGCATCCAATTTAAATTCAGAAATAGCTGTGAGAGAACGCAATGTCATCCCAAGAATATGCAATTGGAGAGTTGTGTCTGAAAAGGCAAAGTTTGAAATGCTTATGTCCACCAttttccaaaag AATGCATGTTCAAACATTGTCCCAACAGCAGAGGAAATTGAAGCTTTTGATATTGCTCAAGTTGAACATGCTCATTCTACATCAATACCATTAGTACAACCAAACGAGGAAGATGatttagatgatttctccacaaaaCCGCCCGAACAGTTATTGAGGACATATTCTAGAGTGTCTGATACATCTCCTCCACCACCgccaaaaagaagaaaaaaatcgattattcaaaaaaagaagGTGTCAGAACAGAACCAGCCTGATCAATCAAATGTGTCTCCGACACCGGATGATGATGTACATGTTTCCATGTCAAGTCTGCCTCAACATTCGAATGCTGATGATGTACATGGTTCTGTTCCACAAGTGTCACCGAAATCGGCTGCTGATGTACATGGTTCTGTTCCAGACGTTTCTCAGAACCCGGCTGCTGATGTTCATGGATATGCAGATTCACAGAATGTCAACAATATAATTCCTCATATTGAAGAGTTGAAAGGACATTTGAAAACTTAC GTTGACAAGAAATTTGAGGAactgattattttgataaaagcaAATCACTCCCAGCTGATGCAATCTATTAGCAAAGAGAACATCAATTTTCAGGCTGATACAAGCACATTTCAGTCTGACAAACAAACATCTCAGCAAATACCAGTTGATCTCGATGATATGGGTGGTGTAGCTGAGGATGGTGGTGGTTTTTCTGGTAAAAATGGTGAGCATCATATCGTCGACGATGCAGGGGATGTCGATGTGGATGGTGTTGGTGTTTCCGTAAATGAGGGTGAACAAATAGTCAGTGATAATCCAAAG GATGGTGACGCACATCAGTCGCACCAAGATTTAAATGAACATATCATGGACCAAGCCGTTGATGACAATGTTCAGCACAACATCCCTCATGTGTTGCCCGAAAAAACAACAACGGATTCATCG GATTCTTCAACTTCAACAACAATATCGCCATCAACTCAAGCAGCAATAGATGCGCTTATCAAAGATTTGGGTAAAGATGCTACCAATGCTAGACCATTATATTCTTACGATCCGCAGAATATAACTAGCAGCCAGTACTTGTTGACCGACAGTCAATTACCCACTGATATTCCAATAACGGAGATTGCTGTTAAAACTGATGCAGTCACTCCTGCGCATAGAAATAGAATGCCTTCGAGAAGGATTCAATCTCCATATTGtacttcttttgggtcaagcgaaaagggaaaagagaaattgaaggaTATGACTCGACTCCATTTCCCGTTCGAAGGATGTGGCATTGCAGATAAAGTTTCGCCGAAACTTATTGAGGATTACATGAATTGGTTGTTGAGGGGGCTTCTaaaaaatcataacaataa GAACCCATCGGACGATAAATACAGATCAAGATCTTCTTCTTTTGGATTTACGAtgatggactttgttgttgctTTTCCAATGAACAAGAATTGGTTTTATGCCATGTCACAGCCAAACAAATGTTGGTCTGATGAG CACATCGATGTGATTTTTTACTACCTtcgtaaaaaatcaaaactttgcAGCATGGATCAATACAGATACACAACAACCCACTGTTTGTTCATGTCACATGTAAAAAACTGTTATGATAGATATTACATggacgatgatgatgatagtCTTACTACACAAGAACATATTGATCGCGCTTCAGTTGTATCTGTACATGAGAGGTCAATAATTAACATCATCAAAGGGTTTGGAATACCAGCTGCTTTACCATGGCATCTTGTAGATGAGGTCTACATCCCAATTAACTGTGATCAAGAATTCCATTGGGTGTTGGCTGTTGTTGAGTTGAAAAACAGGTTGATAAGGGTTTTTGACTCATCAATTAGCACAAGGAAACAAACAATTCCTCATGAGATCAAGATGTTGTCTAAAATGCTTCCTTCATACCTACTTGACAGtggattttttgaagaaaatgaacgCACAAAATTTGCTGATTGTCATGCATATAAAGACAACAATAGTGGCTCACTTCTGGAGCCTCAAGTTCCTTTCATGATAGAATTTGCACAAGACATCCCTACACAGGATTGCGATAGCCT AGACTGTGGGTTATATGTTACTGCATTTGCCGAGTATATCAGTGACCAAATCAATATATCATATGCTGATTTTAATCCTGATTACCTGCGTCAAAGATATGGAGCATTGCTGTGGAGTTATGGAAGTGAGAAGGCTAAGTGCGGATATGTTAGCGACAATGATGATCCACCAAAATCCAGGGGCGTAGTCACACCACCACCAGAAGAAGATTTAGTTCACATAGTGTAG
- the LOC107020098 gene encoding defensin-like protein 295: protein MDKATKTHVFSIAIILIISCGAVMGRDCNIRSDCNYLTCDQGLPTCIDGHCLCLILNTKPKGQSCKKASDCQINCWGGEPFCVDGHCVCT, encoded by the exons ATGGACAAAGCTACAAAAACTCATGTGTTTTCAATTGCCATAATTTTGATCATTTCATGTG GTGCAGTGATGGGGCGTGACTGTAATATTAGATCAGATTGTAATTATTTGACATGCGATCAAGGGTTGCCAACTTGTATTGATGGGCATTGCCTATGTTTAATACTCAATACCAAACCTAAAG GACAGAGCTGTAAGAAAGCATCAGATTGTCAAATAAATTGTTGGGGTGGGGAACCATTTTGTGTAGATGGGCATTGTGTTTGTACTTAA